cgttttctccCCCTCCCATTTTCTGAATTCGATGCAGTGCAATGTAAGAATCATAAATGCAAATCGCCACTTCATTAAAATATTGGcctaaaagtcacattttgacccccacccccaagtatttatttttttattcatttatttatttattaccgcATCTTTTCATGATGCTGGCGACTCTCTGCTAAAATCGACATCTTTAGTTAAACAGATCGATCAATTCTACTCCGGAAATGATTTTTTCccgaaataaatataattaatattttgtatagaggttcatttttttctgaagaaagaattaaatgtaaataaaaaaaatgattttgaccaCCCCCCCAATCCGCTTTTCTCCCAAAGAAGTCAGATTGCAGTTCTGCAATTCTGCATTCTGAGAGACAAACACTAGAGGGAGACCTCTGCTAGTTTAGTTTCCAAACTTTAATGATGGCCGCAGTAGAGgaagtacagtacatgcatTCCTGTATTGTCGTCTTTAATGAACAATATCAGAACACGCAACTGTGTTAAATTGTCTATCTAACTGTATATCGTTAGATTAAAACaacgtttgtttttattgacagCTCTTGGGAAACAGCGTATCTATAAAAGTAAGTTAAACAAGCAAACGACCAAAACATAATGAGTGATACACATATATTAATGTTCTGAGCCTCGTATGTCGTTGTAAAACAGTTAAACAAATATACACCGCCCCGTTCATATGGAGGCATAGCATACTGTAAATGCATGGGAATTTAGAAATGTGCGcgcgtgtgattttttttctttttgcacaatTAGGTGTGTTTGGGGTGTGACTGCTGTTTCTTTAAAATCCACTCTGTCTCTCAGTGCCTCATTTCCCATTTCCCGTGCAGCCGCATGGACCGAGCTCCACCACGCGCACACAAAGTTCAACCAACTCTGGCGGAAGCTCACACGGAGGACTTCATTCTTCCAAGACTAGACAACGTCTCAATTGATAAACCAAGGTAGGATCCATCCACTGAGCTCTGCTACAGTAGTATATGTGATGGCTTCTGCTCCATAACCTTTGGACATCAGCACTATCAACTTTCATGTACAGTTTGTTCTGATTTAGTGAGTGTTGGGGAGCTTTTCTGTGTGTTTTCTTACAAATCTTTTCCTTAAGCTATAATTCCCGTGACAAGTTGACCCGTCtagtagtgtgtgcgtgtgtgtcacacaAATCCTGTTGTTGAATGAACAGGCGAACTGTGACTGTATCATATGGGCGAGTGTGCTTCTGACGTTTCTGGAGGCTTTTTTGGGAGGATGAAGTCACAGGGAGACACACCCTGAGGCTGGGACACGCTCGCTTACTCACAGCAGCCAAGGCAAGGGTGGGAAGTTTTCCACAGTAGCCATTCATATACAGTACGCACACAGTTGCAAGAAGAGAAGGTGGCGTTCAAGCATGAAAATGCAAGATTTTATCGTTATGTGCCATGCTTTATTGTTTCACACTTATTTTCACCCTAAATAGATCATGGTTCCATGAATAAAAATTGGGCTTACGTAGGAATAAACAAAAGTTCTTACTGGAATGCAGCTGAGAGAAACGTTTCCCatcaggccaaaaaaaaaagggggtttgAGAGCATGTGACCGAAGAAGCTTTTCAGCCAActcctcctccacttcctctcCACCCCATTCAAGTGCTGAATTCTCTGTAGACCTGATACTATTGACCAGAGATGGCCATCTGGCAACCAAAAAGCGGGGTTCTACTGTATGGTATTATTTTGTAATATAgccattcaccactagatggcagacacggCCTTTAAatttatgaatgcatttttattttgtgaaagaaATGCCCAAATGGTGTCCTTGCACTTAATGTTGGTTTACTGTTCAGCGGTTTTGTGCCGTCCTTAATTGGTATTTTTTATGCAAGAGAATCCATcgcacaagaaaaacaaatctcacCCGAGGCTATTTTGTTGTGTGCTTGAAACTCTTTGTTGGTGAACAGTGGCTCCTTTATACTTGCACTGAGAAATATACTATGTCAACTGCATTATGTTAAGAGCATGtgcatgtattttgtccatGTTTAAAAAGGGGTTCTAatgataattattattagtagtagtatcaTCATCATACTGTTTTTAGGACACTCCAAGATTATTTACATACAGTTTACATAACACAGAACATAATTCAGGATTTGGTTTTGCATTGACAGCAgaatatacccccccccctccctgccgcTTCTTTTTGTCAGCTTTTGTCATCGTTTGGTAGCTATGAGTGACCACATGACCAGTGTTGTGAGTCCACGCCGCTGACTGTGCtttgtcatgcttttttttttttttgatggctcCCTCCCATATTGTAACACAAACTGACCATGGTTAATGTCAGAGGTCATTTTCAGTTAGAATTTACccattgtgttttttattttgagtgTGCTGCTGCGGTCCATACCATGCAGAGTCTTTGGTCTGATGTGGAAATGAAGCTGCAGGGAaactgtgatgatgatgatgacgactaGGTTTTAGTCATTCATTCCTGAATCTGCTCATATGATCACTGTGGCCGCCTGGAGCAAAATGTCTTGGAAGAGACAAAATCAGCCGCCCAGCACTTGTTCGTTTGGGTTCATAATTTTAATCCAATGCGCATTGTTGAAATTGTGAGCGAATCAACATTTTTAGAATTAGATCGTGACCTCTTTTAATTTCTATTCATGGCCATCTTCAGGAAGAGGAATTGTTGCTTCCTGTCATTCACTCATTTGCATAAAAATACAGGAAGTGAAATCACAACTCTGGAGTTCACCAGCGGAGACGTGTTCACTTTTTCCTGTGACCACGCCTACCGTAGGCCTGCTTATGCTGCATTCCAGACTGCTCCCAAAAGGAAATAGCTTCTGACTGTTGACTTCAAAGAAAGTTCAATTCAGAAAATATTGCTGATGACCTCTGTAAGCATGCTGATTAACATCAGAAGTATATTATACTTGATTTTGCTGAAAACTGCTGGATATGTTGACAAGTCaccatctttgtttttgttttttccatttcatgtgATTTTGTAAAGTCAGGCAGCATAGTGCCCGAGGTGTGTttactactttaaaaaaaaatcaatgtcttTCAGCAGTGACGTTAATCAGTGCAGCGTCAACCTGATGACATACAGTCACTCTGTTATCTGGAAGACACCGTTTGCTTTGTTTCACACGACAACACAGCCAACTTGCCCTGTCGGGTGCGCGGACGTGACATATTGTGCGGTATGAGAGGGGATGACCCGACATGGTTTTTCTAGATGACTTATGAGCTGTTCCGTCCACAGAGCAATCGAACAAGGCCTCCTTTTTGTATGACGAAACAGTGCAAGAGATTTAGTAGGTTTGTAAAAGCCACGCAAGACGATATCATTGAAGCATGCCgatttgtggctttttttaacCTCCCGATTCTTTGCGTTTCAGTGGATATGGGAAGTTTCCGCAGGTGGTCTGACATTCTTCCTCTGAGAGATGTCGTGAATTTTCTTTACATTGTCAGTCATACTGCAAGGATTGCACAATAGCTTCGGGGATCAGGACAGACCTTCTCCGCCAACAAACTCACCATCAAACAGTTGCATTAGCTGATGTCGCCCTGAAGAAATCGCGTGATTCATTCTAAAGAGGCTGCAGTTGATAGAACAGGGACCTACTGTCGCGGGAAACTTGAGAAGTGTCTAAAACTGGTCAATCCAGATCCGACAAAAGACACAGGCCGCATTATCAAACAAGAAAAGAATtcccttttaattttgtgagtcACAATCAAGGTTCGTTATGCCATTTGGTTCCCTCCCATGTTTGACAATATGGTGAGCTGATTGTTTGCAGCGTATACAGCTGAGAGGAGGGAGGAGACTTGTGGAAGGCAATTGTTGTGAGGGAGGGACTGAGGGAAGTCACCTGTCAAGTATCAGAGAGTTCTGTGAACGGCATTGAGAGGCGTCAAGAAGCACGGAAGAGCGCGTCTGTCTCAAGTGAGGAAACCTGGAGGCTGCGTCCATGTTGGGTGGACGACTGCGAGATTAAAATGGGCGGCACAATAAGTCAGAAGAGCGTCGAGGGAACCGGCAGAGGGAGTCGCGCAGACAGTGTCACGTGAGTCGATTCGGTCACCTTGTTGACGTTGAATGCGCTGACATTCTTTGACACTGTTAACTCTTCGTTCTGCTTGTCTTACTTGGCattatcaatttatttatttcaacgaGAACCCCAATTATTCTTCTTTATAGACTGAAGTCACATTCACACACTTGATCAGTATAATCTGTTGCGTGAGTGTGACTGACTTGTTTTGAGTGTGCACGTGCAACTATTCACACGCCCTCAACATGAACTTAAAGATAAGACTGAAAACAGCCGACGTGAtaaaggatgtgtgtgtgtgtgtgtgtgtgatgtgcccGAGCGCCGCACCAACAAAAAGTGTATGAGGAGAAGTTGAGGCAAACAACCAATCAAGTGATGGACGTTTTATCgacaacatgaaaaataaaagtaagcATCAGTCATTCCTAATAATAAACATACACATTGTCATGGTCATGTTTTGGGACTTCTTGTTACGCTGTGCAACATCCCAGCATATCAGCAGTTATCTCCTCGCAGTATGAGCTCACTGTGAGAAATAGAACCTCGGTGTGTCAATATTTGCCGAGAGCAATCCATGGCGGCCACGGTGGCAGTACAGCACCGGAGCTGGGTGGACCCCGACACGGAGTTCTTCTCTCCACAGAATTGTGTATGATCGCAGAGGTTGGATTCATGTATTCCGAACATGGATGTTCTCATTAACTTTGAGTCTCTGGATCAACGTCGGCATGGGAGTCGGCAGCCTCGGGCTCCGCTTTGACCCAGGCTTTGGGGGACACGCACTGGGTTTTGGGCGAGGGCGTGTCAACCTGGCACGAGTCGGCAAATCGCTCACGAGCTTTCTCCCAGTTCTTTTGGGATTTGGATCTGGTCAGTGAGGCGTCGTCCACAGACATGGTCCCGCATGCTCCCAGACCTGATTGGGCCTTCCGGATTTGAGGCTGAATCTGAAAggagcaaaataataataattacaatgtgGCCAAAACGGGTAAGCCTCatgaaaagtggaaaaaaaaaaagttgtgactGATGGGAACGTTGTCCTCACCAACGTGGCCGTCGCGTACCAACATTGGTCTATTGAGTCTCCTTATTCAGATCTGTGGTTAATGTTACACAGACAAGCCTAACGATAATGTTATCTTTTTACAACTCAAAGCGGGCAGCTTTACTCAAGTTGACATTAATATTAGCGGCTAACTAGCCAGATAGCTGACCAAGAGGATTTCCCGTTCAGAAATTGAAAATCAGCCAGAAAGTGCTCGCCTCCTAAATGCTCGGGTGTCGCTGTTGTGCTGCAATGAAAGGCAAGTTGCGTCTCGCAGGTTTTGCATCACATTGcatctcgatttttttttttgtgtctatttttgtttgaaagcaaaattgtgagtgtgaatggtcgtttgtccaCGCCTGTCCTACAATTGGCCGGATAAGTAGTTCAGAAAATGAACGGGGTGGATAAATGACAGGTAGCTTGATCAATGGACCATGAACTGACTGAAATTTTTATGTGCGTCTCTTTAGGATTTGTATTTGAGTATCCCTGACATAGGCCATTGATGACCCATTTAGAGAAGCCTGATCTCTTTGAAAATATCTCACCGGATCTTTCATTCCGGTTCCCTCTTTCCCCAATCCTTCTCCTTTCTTCCAGCCCATCTTCTCCAGCATCTTCCTTCCTTTATTGACCTCGCTGATCTCCCTTTTGAGAGAGCACAAAATATCAAATGAGTCATGAAGCCTTATTTTGTCTTTCCTCACACATTAAGAGCGGCGAGTGTAAACTTACACATGAACAGAAGCTGGGGCATCATCTTGTTGGAAAAGTCCCTCGCTGCCCACGGTCTGACGCCGAGACTCGGCTCGGTCCCTGTACTTTGGGTTCCTCAGGGCTTTGCCTTCTTCAAACTCATTACTCTGTTGAGAGGAAAAGCAGCTTAAAATGCggaaggggagagagagagagagaagggccGCGTACAGATGGAGCCATTTACCTGGAGGCCATACTTGGCCTTCATGGATTTCAGCTCCTTCTGCCTCAGTACTTCCTTATCTTCTTTGGTTAGCGTTGGCCCTGCAGAATATACGCTGATTAAGAGGAAATCGACGTGCGTCATGCTGGGCGACGAGGACGCCGAtctgaaactgaaaaaaaacaaaaaacgcctcCGAAACGCTCACCTGCCGTGTCCTCTCGCTTGTGCTTGCTGAGGTGAGCTATGATCTGGCCCGGCTCGCAGCCATCACAGGTGTCGGTCCCGGCGTGGATATGGAAAGACAGCACCGTGTCTCCCATCTTCACCTCGTCGCCGTGGGTCAGTGGGTGCGGCTCACACTTGGTTTTGGGCTATGGGACGAAAAATAACCCAAATCCATTTAGTCACATTGCAGGCCCACCTACCATAGGTTGAAAAGCTGCTAAATATGGGGAACATTTCCGATAGTTGTACCTATCCCACACATTTAAACTTGTCAAAATATACATTGTTAAACTATGCGAATACAACAAAAGTTGAGTGCATAGACATGATAGAAAATACTCTTGAATATTTTGCCATTCGGATATCCTGCGGAAAATTCAAAATCAACTAACTATCTGACTGCTTacgcaagcattttttttttaaaccggggTACTCAAATTACTTGAGGACCAGCTTCAGCCTGAGAAAAAACTGTTCGCATTTTAATGCCTACGTGTTAGATTGACGCCTTTCGAAAGCAGGCCCTGGTGGGATGTCGGCGCGTTTGTGTGCAGCTGTCTAAGGCCCGAGCCGTAGCAGACGGCGGCCCCTGCATGCGTGcttgttgtatttgtgtgtcaACTGTTCTCTTGACATGTACTGCTGCTGGAAAAGTCACGGCGGTGACTGAAGCTTGCCACATGTGAGGACATTCAGTTCAATTCCAAATTTGCCTACTTGCGGATCTTTGGAGGGGTAAACAATCGTTTGACTTGAAAACTCACCAATTTGCTATAGTTTTGCTCAGGCCAGATCAGAGCCCactataaaacttttttttttaatcccacttTGGTGCCGTCTTTGATGCCAAGCAACTGCATTGAACCGAGGTGGCATCGACATAATTCCAACCCCTTTGTGTGGAGGTCAATTACTCGCAGATTGTCACTTTTTGCTTAGTCTTTTCCCTGCAAATTACCCTCAAAGCCCACAAACCACAGATTTGTGCAATATTGCAAGGATAGAAACATTCAGTCTGCGAAAATAACCGAGCAATGCGGTGGTAGGCGAGACGTGATGTGGAGGAGGGAACACTGCACCTGCAAGATTCTGTTGCCGTTGATAACCGTTCCATTCTGACTTCCCTGATCCACCAGCATGTagctctgctgctgctggtcaAAGTACACCTCGGCATGCAACTACAAACCAATCAAAGCAATTGTCAGACATCCTTTTCATCTCATTAATTCGAGTCGTTTCAAACGCAGCAGCATACCTTGCTAACTCCCATTTCCGGGATCCGAATTGCGTGGTCCATGTCTTTCTCTCTGCAACACAGACGGCAaagattctttttatttttctttcccccccccacgAGGCACTCGCCTTTCCAGTGATTTGCTTGAAGTCCGAGTGATGATTATTTGTCTCTCGTTGACAAGACGAAACGCACCTGCCGATGGTGGCCGCAGCGTCGGCTGTGATGATAAACAAGGTGCCAACCTGCAGCACCGGGGATCGCACCACCGTCACTCTCACGCAGGGCGGCCACAACTCTGTGACAAAAGCAACATGAAAGGTCAAGTGCAGGATTTTagaaggattttaaaaaaaaactcaactggTTAAGTGGTAAAAGCAGCCACTATGTATTATTCTCGCAACGTATTGCTCTGCGCATTTCCGCCGTGGTATAGccgagtttcatttttttcagacatCACAAATTCATAAGTGAGCTGACTTATCAGGTCTTACTGGTTCTTAAAAGGTCCTGGAAAGTGCTGATGCAGCTTGTTGCCGGCTCACCTGACCGACACTGAGTCTCCATCTCGGACTCGGGGCTGTGGTTGCATGGAGAGCTCCGAGAAGGCGACACAGAAGGTGGAGACTCCCACTGCTCCTTCTCAGACTCTGTGAGCTCCCCTTCCTCGGCCTCACTGTTCCCCTCCAAGTCGCCGCCCCGAGTTGGCGAGCGGCGCTCCTTCTTGCGCGACGACGACTTGGAacccttctttttcttctttgaccTTCTCTTCTCGTCGTGGCTTGAGCCACTTTTGTGCTTTTTTCTCTTGGAGGAAGACTTGTCCCTCTCGCCCCGCCGTTTGGAGTCTCTTTCTCGCGACTCATGACTACGAGACCGTCGTCTAGTTTTTCGGGATTCTGTTGTGCGCTTTGATTGCTGTTCTTCTTCCTCCGACTTGACCTCATCAAACGTGTACTCCTGCCATTAAACAGTGAGCAATCAGATTCTCTTACGATGTTCGCCGACGGGGGCACGGCTGGCTTTGGAGATCCCAAGTGATTTGGCACGTTTTGAATATATTCGGTCTCAGTCTTCAAAGGCACTTTTCGACAGGCGGGCATTTATTAAAGTGTACAAAAGGATATTCTCACCTCTGAAACCAGATTTAAAAGCAAAGGTgtgtggcactttttttttttacttttttgtcatGAATCCCGGTTTTACGGAGGGCTATTTGTTCacgttaatccatccatccattttctaatcccctTATCcgcacaagggttgcgggctcACATGCTAATATGATTTGGAAGATCATGCAAATGAATTTATTTACCAGCTAGCACATCACTCTGTATTGCACTTTATATGCATTTTGGGATGTTTAAGTAGGTCATTGGGGATGAAAGATTTCTAATGGTCAGAGCGTGTTGGTCTAGTCTTGGTTACTCAAAATGTGTACCTCTGGGGGAAGCAGAGTTCCAGTTTGAGAAAATCTTCATATTAGCCAACGAGTTAGTCAGCTCGTGCACCTGGGTCGGAGGAATAGTCTTTTAGTCAGCTAGCCGCACATTTTTGACACACGGGGAAGACGACATGCATTTAAAGACTGTGACCAAAATTAATTCCTGAACGCTCTAAAGCCAGCAGTCAACTCGTAAATCACGTGCCCATTGGATAGATCTGTCCGTCGCTTACCTTATCGTTGTACCCTGAGGATTTCTTTGCGCCTCTTTTGAACCATCGGCCTTTCTTTTCAGTCACGCTATCATCTTGGTCGCCAGTGTGCACAGCAGAAACCTCGACCTTGGAGTGAAACTGGTAGCGTCCACTTTCTGCGTCGTAGTAGTAGTAAATGCCTGTGGTGCCATCGTAGTACAGCTGGCTGACCTGAGGCGAGAATCGCGCAGGACCAAATAAGTCGTACCAAAGGTGCAGGAATTTGTTAGCGGGGTCCGCTCGACTGACTGATGTTGTCCCGACGCGTTGTTTGTATAGGAGGAAAGGCGGTCGTAACTGAGGGCAGCATGCAGATGTGTGAAGGGTGGGCATACCCCGTGAATGCCTTTACGCCACGCTTGCATTACACACCAGATTTTGAGCCCCATTTTGAAGACGACCGATGTTGATCTTAATATATCCgataaagtgcccccccccaccatttcCTTTGCCATGACGTTCAGTATGTCCCAACTTTGTCAATAATGTCAAAAAGCTTGGGCCATTTAAAGCATGAATTGTAAATCCTTGCAGAGAAAATATTCACAAACCGAGTCATAATAGAAGCCAGTGCTGTGGTCATAGTACATGCCGGTTGTCTCGTCAAAGACAAAGCCCGTCTGCGTCATGGCCTCCTCAGCGGTGGCTCTTAACATATCAGCAATGGATGCTGCATCACCCTGCTGGGAGAGAAATGGGAAGtacattgtaaaaaataataacttgcCCTTCACATTATATCAGACTGCTACAGTTGTTAATTGGATGGAGCTTTTTAACCGCAATGGgattatttgtttcaaaatctgttcaattaaaaatgagTGAGCTTTCTTGAGGCACACATACCTCTGCGCTGGCTGCCACGCTGCTATCAGGTTGAGCAGACACATCTGCAGCCGTGGCCGCAGTCGCATCCGCTTGTTCAACTGTTGCAACCTCTGCCAAGTCACCTCCACCAGTTGCATCCGCCGCTTGAGTCGCCCCTTGACTTTCCTGGGAGTCCGTAGCCTCTGTGTTCTGATAGTAGTCACCGTAGTAGTAGTTATAATAGTCTGGAGAGAAAGAGAACACCATTAGAGACCATTTACTAACTCTTAGGGGGTTGGGCAATTACTAAGTAAAAACATAAGACACCTGTGTCAGTCCAAACATATTCTTCGGTTTGAGTTTCAGTGTGAACTTtgtctttagtttttttcttccactcatGAATCTCTGCACTCAGTTGATCCACCTGGAATTGGATAGTAAATACAATCTGAGCCAACGATGTGGCTGTGATGGGCCaccagaggttaaaaaaaatgtttaaatcgtTGCAGTGGAAACAAAACTCAATTGTAAACCAAGGACCATTTGGACAAGTACAGTACTCATAAAAGGTTTGGACACACTTGGTATGGAATGAGATGTGTTCAAGCGTTTGAATGATAATCTGTAGTACAAAAATCAGTAAGGTGGGGTTGTACAGtcacaataaaaaatattgaaaatgtacagtatctcAGCGTCTATAACGACAGATTTTTGACAGC
The DNA window shown above is from Hippocampus zosterae strain Florida chromosome 9, ASM2543408v3, whole genome shotgun sequence and carries:
- the aggf1 gene encoding angiogenic factor with G patch and FHA domains 1 isoform X1, which gives rise to MEDEEGDKVSGCEVAELRLQVESLKEDLKECKAELAKLQKQLSHSERLQRSTESYNEDLRKQVDQLSAEIHEWKKKTKDKVHTETQTEEYVWTDTDYYNYYYGDYYQNTEATDSQESQGATQAADATGGGDLAEVATVEQADATAATAADVSAQPDSSVAASAEQGDAASIADMLRATAEEAMTQTGFVFDETTGMYYDHSTGFYYDSVSQLYYDGTTGIYYYYDAESGRYQFHSKVEVSAVHTGDQDDSVTEKKGRWFKRGAKKSSGYNDKEYTFDEVKSEEEEQQSKRTTESRKTRRRSRSHESRERDSKRRGERDKSSSKRKKHKSGSSHDEKRRSKKKKKGSKSSSRKKERRSPTRGGDLEGNSEAEEGELTESEKEQWESPPSVSPSRSSPCNHSPESEMETQCRSELWPPCVRVTVVRSPVLQVGTLFIITADAAATIGREKDMDHAIRIPEMGVSKLHAEVYFDQQQQSYMLVDQGSQNGTVINGNRILQPKTKCEPHPLTHGDEVKMGDTVLSFHIHAGTDTCDGCEPGQIIAHLSKHKREDTAGPTLTKEDKEVLRQKELKSMKAKYGLQSNEFEEGKALRNPKYRDRAESRRQTVGSEGLFQQDDAPASVHVEISEVNKGRKMLEKMGWKKGEGLGKEGTGMKDPIQPQIRKAQSGLGACGTMSVDDASLTRSKSQKNWEKARERFADSCQVDTPSPKTQCVSPKAWVKAEPEAADSHADVDPETQS
- the aggf1 gene encoding angiogenic factor with G patch and FHA domains 1 isoform X2; amino-acid sequence: MEDEEGDKVSGCEVAELRLQVESLKEDLKECKAELAKLQKQLSHSERLQRSTESYNEDLRKQVDQLSAEIHEWKKKTKDKVHTETQTEEYVWTDTDYYNYYYGDYYQNTEATDSQESQGATQAADATGGGDLAEVATVEQADATAATAADVSAQPDSSVAASAEGDAASIADMLRATAEEAMTQTGFVFDETTGMYYDHSTGFYYDSVSQLYYDGTTGIYYYYDAESGRYQFHSKVEVSAVHTGDQDDSVTEKKGRWFKRGAKKSSGYNDKEYTFDEVKSEEEEQQSKRTTESRKTRRRSRSHESRERDSKRRGERDKSSSKRKKHKSGSSHDEKRRSKKKKKGSKSSSRKKERRSPTRGGDLEGNSEAEEGELTESEKEQWESPPSVSPSRSSPCNHSPESEMETQCRSELWPPCVRVTVVRSPVLQVGTLFIITADAAATIGREKDMDHAIRIPEMGVSKLHAEVYFDQQQQSYMLVDQGSQNGTVINGNRILQPKTKCEPHPLTHGDEVKMGDTVLSFHIHAGTDTCDGCEPGQIIAHLSKHKREDTAGPTLTKEDKEVLRQKELKSMKAKYGLQSNEFEEGKALRNPKYRDRAESRRQTVGSEGLFQQDDAPASVHVEISEVNKGRKMLEKMGWKKGEGLGKEGTGMKDPIQPQIRKAQSGLGACGTMSVDDASLTRSKSQKNWEKARERFADSCQVDTPSPKTQCVSPKAWVKAEPEAADSHADVDPETQS
- the aggf1 gene encoding angiogenic factor with G patch and FHA domains 1 isoform X3; the protein is MEDEEGDKVSGCEVAELRLQVESLKEDLKECKAELAKLQKQLSHSERLQRSTESYNEDLRKQVDQLSAEIHEWKKKTKDKVHTETQTEEYVWTDTDYYNYYYGDYYQNTEATDSQESQGATQAADATGGGDLAEVATVEQADATAATAADVSAQPDSSVAASAEQGDAASIADMLRATAEEAMTQTGFVFDETTGMYYDHSTGFYYDSVSQLYYDGTTGIYYYYDAESGRYQFHSKVEVSAVHTGDQDDSVTEKKGRWFKRGAKKSSGYNDKVHELTNSLANMKIFSNWNSASPRELWPPCVRVTVVRSPVLQVGTLFIITADAAATIGREKDMDHAIRIPEMGVSKLHAEVYFDQQQQSYMLVDQGSQNGTVINGNRILQPKTKCEPHPLTHGDEVKMGDTVLSFHIHAGTDTCDGCEPGQIIAHLSKHKREDTAGPTLTKEDKEVLRQKELKSMKAKYGLQSNEFEEGKALRNPKYRDRAESRRQTVGSEGLFQQDDAPASVHVEISEVNKGRKMLEKMGWKKGEGLGKEGTGMKDPIQPQIRKAQSGLGACGTMSVDDASLTRSKSQKNWEKARERFADSCQVDTPSPKTQCVSPKAWVKAEPEAADSHADVDPETQS